In Aeromicrobium marinum DSM 15272, one genomic interval encodes:
- a CDS encoding TlpA family protein disulfide reductase has translation MTRVPVRRAPALLALLLLTVACSGVGNPGSTGGYVSGDGGITVVDPEDREPAPTLTGTDLDGDPLSTDDFAGQVIVVNVWGSWCPPCRAEAPVLKELADQYAGDAQFLGILNRTKNAAATAFNRSVGIDYPSFADEGGRLELRFVDSLPSQAIPTTWVIDTEGRVAARLMDEVTASTLGGIIDDVLAEARD, from the coding sequence ATGACCCGCGTCCCCGTCCGGCGGGCGCCGGCACTCCTCGCCCTGCTCCTGCTGACCGTGGCCTGCAGCGGGGTCGGCAATCCCGGATCGACCGGCGGCTACGTCAGCGGCGACGGTGGCATCACGGTGGTCGACCCCGAGGACCGGGAGCCGGCGCCCACCCTCACCGGCACCGACCTCGACGGCGACCCGCTGTCGACGGACGACTTCGCCGGGCAGGTGATCGTGGTGAACGTGTGGGGGTCCTGGTGCCCGCCGTGCCGGGCCGAGGCGCCGGTGCTCAAGGAGCTGGCCGACCAGTACGCCGGTGACGCGCAGTTCCTCGGCATCCTCAACCGCACCAAGAACGCTGCCGCCACGGCCTTCAACCGATCGGTCGGCATCGACTACCCGAGCTTCGCCGACGAGGGCGGCCGGCTCGAGCTGCGGTTCGTCGACTCCCTGCCCTCCCAGGCCATCCCGACCACGTGGGTCATCGACACCGAGGGCCGGGTGGCCGCGCGGCTGATGGACGAGGTCACCGCCTCGACGCTCGGCGGCATCATCGACGACGTGCTGGCCGAGGCCCGGGACTGA